The region AGTATTTGTGGCCACATAAATCAGGGACTGCGTATGCGTATATGGGGGGTGGATTAGGGGTAAACCGGGTGCGGCGCGAAAGACTGATCATCAACGAATTTCAAAACGAATACCAGGCCGCGCTTCACTTTATTCTCGTCGGCATGGAAAAACAATTGTTGAAACGCAGAATGGAAATTTTGTTTGAGGTCCGCTGGGTCATTGGAGAAGAAGAAGACGCCAGTGCCCTGCGCACGGCCGTGGGGATTGGCTTTAACATCGGCAAACCATGACGCCGTTTTCAGCGCAGAACTGTAACGCTTTACAAAATCAAAAACCGACCTAATGATAAGGTCGGTTTTTATTTTACCCCTCAACCCGCGCATTCGCAAAGAGATTGCTAACGGATTCATCGTTGTTGATGCGGCGGATGGATTCGGCGAGAATGGGAGCGACTGATAAAATTTTGATCTTGCCATTTTGGGCGCGTTTGGGCACGGGAATAGAATTGGAAACGACAAGCTCTGTAAGCACAGAATTTTGCACGCGCTCGACAGCGGGATCTGCCAGCACCGGATGGACAATCGTAGCACATATATCGCGCGCGCCTTTGTCTTTGAGTGCAGAGGCAGCTTCAATAAGGGAACTCCCCGTAGAGATGATATCATCAACAATGACGATATTTTTGTCTTTCACCTCACCAATAACGTTCAGGACTTCGGTTTTTTGACCGCTCCAGCGGCGTTTATCTACAATAGCTAACGACGCACCGAGCAGTTCGGCATACGCGCGTGCCATCTTTATACCGCCGACATCGGGTGCGATAACAACGAGATTTTTGAGGTTTTTCAGCCTGAAGTACTCGCCTAAAATGTTAATGGAATAGAGGTGGTCAACGGGTATATCAAAAAACCCCTGGATCTGATTGGCGTGCAGGTCCAGGGTTAAAACCCGCCGCGCCCCAGCGGTATAAATCATATTGGCGACCAGTTTGGCCGTAATGGGCACGCGGGGACGGTCTTTGCGATCCTGCCGCGCATAGCCATAATAGGGCACAACCGCTGTGATGCGTCGGGCAGAGGCGCGGCGCGCAGCATCAATCAAAATGAGCAGTTCCATCAAGGCGTCATTGGGCGAAATGCCTTCTTCTTCATTTTCACAAATAGGTTGAACAATAAAAACATCGCAACCGCGCACGTTTTCATCGATTTGCACATGTGTTTCGCCACCGGAAAAACGGCTCACAGTGGCCTCGGCAAGCCGAGTGTCGAGAATATTGCAAATATCTTCGGCCAATGGCCGATTGGTATTACCCGAAAAAACTTTGAGATCGTAACCCACGTTCTCTCCCTCCTGTCGTCGAGTACTCTGATAGGTCTGAATCAACCGCATTTTTACACCATTTCCCATGTGAGCAATATAGTGTTGAGAAGATTGCGAATCAACCCGGATTTCACGCTACAATATCGCGCCTGAGCAAAATGATCTGAATTTTGGAATCTGAGCGAAGCGGTTCGGTTAAACTGGTCTCTTCAAATCCGATTTTTTGATAAAAAAAACGCGCAAGATTATTTTCACTCACCCAGGCTTCGAGCGTGGTGGCCCCACCCTCTCGTGCCCATTCGATAACCGCGCTCACAATCTGCTCACCGATATTTTGTCCCCGAAATTCGGGTGCGACCCACATCGCGGTGAGCACTACTACGTCTGATGCCCTGCGATAACACCCCGCCATCCCACAGGGATTATCCCCCACATAAGCCATGAAATATGCGCGATCCGACAGATTGGCATGATCTCTCGCCATGTCCTGCCAGTCTCTATCGGTTCTTTGTTCCCCTTCTGATAGCGTTGTACCAAAAGCATAAGGCGCATCTTCAAGTGCGCGAAGGCGCACATCCCTGAGTATCCGCCATTGATCTGAACGGATTCGGGCAACGACCT is a window of Gemmatimonadota bacterium DNA encoding:
- a CDS encoding GNAT family N-acetyltransferase, which translates into the protein MLSQVVARIRSDQWRILRDVRLRALEDAPYAFGTTLSEGEQRTDRDWQDMARDHANLSDRAYFMAYVGDNPCGMAGCYRRASDVVVLTAMWVAPEFRGQNIGEQIVSAVIEWAREGGATTLEAWVSENNLARFFYQKIGFEETSLTEPLRSDSKIQIILLRRDIVA
- a CDS encoding ribose-phosphate pyrophosphokinase; translated protein: MRLIQTYQSTRRQEGENVGYDLKVFSGNTNRPLAEDICNILDTRLAEATVSRFSGGETHVQIDENVRGCDVFIVQPICENEEEGISPNDALMELLILIDAARRASARRITAVVPYYGYARQDRKDRPRVPITAKLVANMIYTAGARRVLTLDLHANQIQGFFDIPVDHLYSINILGEYFRLKNLKNLVVIAPDVGGIKMARAYAELLGASLAIVDKRRWSGQKTEVLNVIGEVKDKNIVIVDDIISTGSSLIEAASALKDKGARDICATIVHPVLADPAVERVQNSVLTELVVSNSIPVPKRAQNGKIKILSVAPILAESIRRINNDESVSNLFANARVEG